One Gimesia aquarii DNA segment encodes these proteins:
- a CDS encoding PSD1 and planctomycete cytochrome C domain-containing protein has product MRSLLLRIGLPLIFAGIVCISLFAAENEKSKISTTKSNIDFSRDIRPILSNNCFFCHGPDESHREADLRLDTKAGAFNSTDGNAAIVPGNLKESALIQRILATDVDERMPPADSGKKLKPKEIELLKQWVKQGATWQDHWAYVKPVRSPRPTVKQKNWPQNEIDYYVLSRLEKEGISPAKEADRPTLIRRLYLDLIGLPPAIEEVDAFVNSKDPKAYEKLVDRLLASPQYAERMTLKWLDLARYADTNGFSIDGGRHMWLWRDWVIDSFHKNKPFDQFITEQIAGDLIPEASTWQKVATGFNRNHMITHEGGTIPQENLVNYTVDRVKTTSEVFLGLTMGCAQCHNHKYDPITMKDFYQFFAYFNTLEDRGLDGNSGINAGPKLKAKTELPFVAAELKSLDQEIARLQAKLRHTNTEKLAEWEKKARQELSQRGQGLKLHELEVVKVSDPNTRSAFEISKEGHVLALTASGRSPSISLKVKPGIDKLTGLRLVFYPNEKLSHGGIGHGKKETFPGGFILTSFAASGTTVPSDQVDLYAMFKVVKTTASASHPEYPVEDCLDPRDHTGWSPAPQNQSQQHLTVTFDRPYETKGSPYLTVMLVWGDGKFGYGKRLMAGDYKIFGMSGIDDGTNIPIEIQKILSIAQNERDEIQSATLNLYYSRIAPEFKNIHYQLTNLKERRLMLTDSFETMVMNTAKKPRETFILNRGQYDQPTEKVETGVPGFLPGLPKNAAKNRTALAQWLTSRENPLTTRVTVNRFWEMLFSQGIVSTSADFGSQGDPPTHPRLLDWLAVEFYESGWNVKHIMRKILLSATYRQSSAGSPQLWKDDPQNRLLARGARFRLQAEMIRDATLKVSGLLVERIGGASVNPYQPEGLWREVSHYGSSPATAQVFVQDHGEKLYRRSMYTYWKRTVPPPNMQTFDAPNREVCLISRARTNTPLQSLVLLNDVQFVEASRNYAERVMKEGGQDVNSRVQFAFKAALGRLPETWEVDTLKAAYQRELKSYQVNPTAALALLSQGESDRDESLPAAEMAAWTAVASMIFNTYEFITRG; this is encoded by the coding sequence ATGCGTTCCCTTTTGCTCCGAATCGGTCTGCCACTGATTTTTGCTGGCATAGTTTGTATTTCCTTATTTGCTGCTGAGAATGAGAAGTCAAAGATTTCCACGACAAAATCAAACATCGATTTCAGTCGCGACATCCGTCCTATTCTTTCCAATAATTGTTTTTTCTGTCACGGACCGGACGAATCACATCGTGAAGCAGACCTGCGTCTGGACACAAAGGCGGGAGCCTTTAACAGTACTGACGGAAACGCGGCGATTGTGCCGGGAAATTTAAAAGAAAGCGCACTGATTCAACGGATTCTTGCTACTGACGTGGATGAGCGAATGCCACCCGCAGATTCAGGTAAGAAGCTGAAGCCTAAAGAGATTGAGCTCTTGAAGCAGTGGGTAAAGCAGGGAGCTACCTGGCAGGACCACTGGGCATACGTCAAACCGGTTCGTTCTCCACGACCTACAGTCAAACAAAAAAATTGGCCACAAAATGAGATCGATTATTATGTGTTATCTCGATTGGAAAAGGAGGGGATTTCACCCGCAAAAGAAGCGGACCGTCCGACTTTAATTCGTCGACTTTATCTTGATCTGATTGGTTTGCCACCAGCGATTGAGGAAGTGGATGCTTTTGTGAATTCGAAGGACCCGAAAGCTTACGAAAAACTTGTTGATCGATTGCTGGCGTCACCACAATACGCAGAACGGATGACGCTAAAGTGGCTTGATCTGGCCCGCTATGCAGACACCAATGGATTTTCAATCGATGGGGGCCGTCACATGTGGCTTTGGCGGGATTGGGTGATCGACTCGTTTCACAAAAATAAGCCCTTTGATCAATTTATCACCGAACAGATTGCTGGCGATTTAATTCCGGAAGCATCTACCTGGCAGAAGGTGGCTACCGGTTTTAACCGCAATCATATGATTACACATGAAGGTGGTACGATCCCTCAGGAAAATCTAGTGAACTATACCGTCGATCGTGTAAAAACAACATCGGAAGTGTTCTTAGGTTTAACGATGGGGTGTGCTCAATGTCACAATCATAAATATGACCCCATTACGATGAAAGACTTCTATCAGTTCTTCGCGTATTTCAATACGTTGGAAGATCGTGGCCTCGATGGAAATAGCGGAATTAACGCCGGCCCCAAGTTGAAAGCGAAAACAGAACTTCCTTTTGTTGCAGCTGAGTTAAAATCTCTTGATCAAGAAATCGCCCGACTTCAAGCTAAACTCAGGCATACCAATACAGAAAAATTAGCGGAATGGGAAAAGAAAGCGCGTCAAGAACTATCGCAACGCGGACAAGGCTTAAAACTGCATGAATTGGAAGTGGTTAAAGTATCTGATCCCAATACTCGTAGCGCGTTTGAAATCAGTAAAGAAGGGCATGTGCTTGCATTAACTGCCAGTGGACGTTCTCCCTCCATTTCTTTAAAGGTAAAACCAGGTATCGATAAACTGACCGGTTTGCGACTTGTATTCTACCCAAATGAAAAGTTATCTCATGGCGGGATTGGGCATGGTAAAAAAGAAACCTTTCCCGGCGGATTCATTTTGACAAGTTTTGCTGCTTCCGGAACGACTGTTCCATCAGATCAGGTCGACCTGTACGCGATGTTTAAAGTTGTCAAAACTACCGCCAGTGCTTCGCACCCCGAATATCCTGTTGAGGATTGTTTGGATCCACGTGATCATACGGGTTGGTCGCCTGCACCACAAAATCAGAGCCAGCAACATTTGACCGTGACTTTTGATCGCCCTTATGAAACAAAAGGCTCTCCTTACCTGACAGTCATGTTAGTTTGGGGTGATGGAAAGTTTGGTTACGGAAAGAGATTGATGGCCGGCGATTATAAGATCTTCGGTATGTCAGGCATTGATGATGGAACGAATATTCCGATTGAGATTCAAAAAATACTGTCCATTGCTCAGAATGAACGCGATGAAATCCAATCGGCAACACTGAATCTCTACTATAGCCGGATTGCTCCTGAATTCAAAAACATTCATTACCAACTGACGAATTTGAAAGAACGTCGACTGATGTTGACCGATTCGTTCGAGACGATGGTGATGAATACCGCAAAGAAGCCGCGAGAAACGTTTATTTTAAATCGTGGTCAATATGATCAACCTACGGAAAAAGTAGAAACGGGAGTGCCCGGATTTTTGCCTGGGTTGCCGAAAAATGCGGCGAAAAATCGAACAGCGTTAGCGCAATGGTTGACTTCGCGTGAAAATCCACTAACAACACGTGTGACTGTAAACCGATTTTGGGAGATGTTATTTAGTCAGGGAATTGTTTCGACTTCGGCTGACTTTGGTTCCCAGGGTGACCCCCCCACACATCCGCGATTACTCGATTGGCTGGCAGTTGAATTTTACGAATCGGGTTGGAATGTTAAACATATTATGCGCAAGATCCTGTTGTCAGCTACCTATCGTCAGTCATCAGCGGGTTCTCCCCAACTCTGGAAAGACGATCCACAAAATCGGCTTTTAGCCCGTGGTGCACGATTCCGGTTACAAGCGGAAATGATTCGTGATGCTACTTTGAAAGTTTCAGGTTTATTGGTCGAGCGCATCGGTGGGGCGAGTGTGAATCCATATCAACCGGAAGGTCTGTGGCGGGAAGTCAGCCACTATGGAAGTTCACCTGCAACCGCTCAGGTCTTTGTGCAGGATCACGGTGAAAAACTCTACCGCCGCAGTATGTATACTTATTGGAAACGCACAGTGCCTCCTCCGAATATGCAAACTTTTGATGCACCGAATCGTGAAGTCTGTTTAATCAGTCGGGCACGGACGAATACTCCTCTACAGTCGCTGGTATTACTTAACGATGTGCAGTTTGTTGAAGCTTCGCGCAATTATGCGGAACGGGTGATGAAAGAAGGGGGACAGGATGTCAATTCTCGGGTTCAGTTTGCGTTTAAAGCAGCGCTGGGCCGGCTCCCTGAAACATGGGAAGTAGATACTCTCAAAGCAGCATATCAACGTGAACTGAAATCCTATCAGGTAAACCCAACAGCTGCACTCGCTTTACTTTCGCAAGGGGAATCAGACCGTGATGAGTCATTGCCTGCTGCCGAAATGGCGGCCTGGACGGCTGTAGCGAGTATGATTTTCAATACATACGAATTTATTACACGAGGATAA
- a CDS encoding DUF1501 domain-containing protein, with protein sequence MDPVFEYERNLTRRTLLGKSARGIGGAALASLLYPELFSQNANAESELVPDAVKKIAPKAKRIIYLFQSGGPSHVDLFDYKPILRKTHGTDLPDSIKGTQRVTGMTARQKSFPVVAPFWEMKQCGAHQTWISEQLPHTQTIADDITILKSVNTEAINHDPAITFINTGTQQIGHASLGSWLSYGLGSENENLPAYMVMLSQGTGKNPGQPLFDRLWGSGFLPPSHQGVKLRPGSSPVLYLSNPAGIDRKQRRTLLDDLAKLNRGQAEEIGDPEIQARINSYEMAYRMQTSVPDLIDLSSETAKTFEMYGPESKKPGSFAANCLLARRMTERGVRFVQLFHRGWDQHVSLKRQLPNQCLDVDQPSAALVKDLKQRGLLDETLVIWGGEFGRTVYSQGTIGSPSAGRDHHGRCFSIWMAGGGIKRGFEYGKTDDFCYNIVENPVHIRDMNATILYCMGIDHRRLTYKYRGLDARLTGVEEAHVVHDILV encoded by the coding sequence ATGGATCCTGTATTTGAATACGAGCGAAATCTAACGCGTCGAACGCTATTAGGGAAATCTGCGCGGGGCATTGGTGGTGCCGCTTTGGCTTCACTGCTCTATCCTGAATTGTTTAGTCAGAACGCTAACGCCGAATCTGAACTGGTACCAGATGCCGTTAAAAAGATAGCACCCAAAGCGAAACGCATTATTTATCTGTTTCAATCGGGAGGTCCTTCGCATGTGGACCTGTTTGATTATAAACCGATCTTACGCAAGACACATGGTACGGATCTTCCTGATTCCATCAAGGGAACTCAGCGAGTCACAGGCATGACGGCCAGGCAAAAGTCGTTTCCTGTAGTGGCACCTTTCTGGGAGATGAAGCAGTGTGGGGCACATCAAACCTGGATTAGCGAACAACTGCCTCATACACAAACCATTGCCGATGACATTACCATTTTGAAATCAGTCAATACCGAAGCAATTAATCATGATCCCGCGATTACGTTTATCAACACGGGCACACAGCAAATTGGTCACGCGAGTTTAGGATCGTGGTTGAGTTACGGACTGGGTAGCGAGAATGAAAATCTTCCCGCTTATATGGTGATGCTCTCGCAGGGAACGGGAAAAAACCCGGGGCAACCTTTGTTTGATCGCTTGTGGGGCTCCGGTTTTCTACCTCCCAGCCATCAGGGAGTCAAATTGCGTCCTGGTTCGAGTCCCGTCTTATACTTGTCAAATCCGGCAGGCATAGATCGTAAACAACGACGGACCTTGTTGGATGATTTGGCAAAATTGAATCGAGGACAGGCAGAAGAGATTGGTGATCCCGAAATTCAAGCACGCATCAATTCATATGAAATGGCCTACCGTATGCAGACGTCCGTTCCCGACCTGATAGACCTTTCCAGTGAAACCGCAAAAACATTTGAAATGTATGGGCCTGAATCAAAAAAGCCAGGAAGTTTTGCCGCGAATTGCCTGTTAGCGCGTCGTATGACTGAGCGGGGGGTGCGGTTTGTCCAACTCTTTCATCGCGGTTGGGACCAGCATGTATCTCTCAAACGACAGTTACCTAACCAGTGTCTTGACGTGGATCAACCTTCGGCAGCGTTGGTCAAGGACCTGAAACAACGAGGATTGTTAGACGAAACGCTTGTGATCTGGGGGGGTGAGTTTGGACGCACCGTATATAGTCAGGGAACTATCGGCAGTCCGAGTGCCGGTCGAGATCATCATGGCCGTTGTTTTTCGATCTGGATGGCCGGTGGTGGTATCAAACGCGGATTTGAATACGGCAAGACCGATGATTTCTGCTACAACATTGTCGAAAACCCGGTACACATTCGCGACATGAATGCCACAATCCTATATTGCATGGGAATTGATCATCGTCGGCTGACTTATAAATACCGTGGTCTGGATGCCAGGTTAACCGGGGTAGAAGAAGCGCACGTGGTGCATGATATCTTGGTGTGA
- a CDS encoding solute:sodium symporter family transporter produces MLLTLVSFLFFTGLVAVLTWWTTRRDDHDSSSGYFLAGRTLTFPLIAGSLLLTNLSTEQMVGLNGAAFTDGLCVMVWEVVCVVALVFMAWFFLPRFLKSGVATVPEYLGIRFDHQTQVITNLIFLVAYVGILLPIILYTGATGMIGILNVHFMLGSLPEALGIDPETTALWLIVWCVGIIGSIYALFGGLRTVAVSDTLNGIGLFVGGFLITGYVLSMLGGEGGISVGTQLLLDQQKERFNSIGSPESSVPFGTIFSGIFLLNLFYWTTNQQIIQRTFGASSLAEGQKGVLLTGALKLLGPIYLVIPGMIAFTMFAGENIKADNAYGLLVNRVLPPHLTGFFAAAMIGAILSSFNSALNSSCTLFSLGLYKNVLRQDASETEIVNSGKIFGWIVAVVAMCIAPLLANTTSIFGYLQKMNGIYFIPIFAVVLVGMLTKRVPSLAAKIGLVAGFAVIAIGYFVPPFNMIVASLHDYHFLGIVFSWLMILMLVIGEIAPRETEFVQEDVGAVDMTPWQLAKPAGMILILIVFSIYVTFSDFSVLGANGS; encoded by the coding sequence ATGCTGCTCACTCTCGTTTCTTTCCTGTTCTTTACAGGGCTCGTGGCCGTCCTGACCTGGTGGACTACACGCCGTGATGATCACGACAGCAGTAGCGGTTACTTCCTTGCGGGTCGAACGCTTACGTTTCCCTTGATTGCTGGCTCGCTTTTGCTCACAAACCTATCCACTGAGCAGATGGTTGGATTGAACGGTGCGGCTTTCACAGATGGTCTGTGTGTGATGGTTTGGGAAGTGGTCTGTGTTGTCGCTCTGGTCTTTATGGCATGGTTCTTTCTTCCACGCTTCTTAAAAAGTGGCGTAGCAACTGTGCCTGAGTACCTCGGAATTCGATTTGATCACCAAACACAGGTAATTACGAATCTGATCTTCCTGGTGGCTTATGTGGGTATTCTGCTCCCGATTATTCTCTATACAGGGGCGACCGGAATGATAGGAATTCTGAACGTACATTTCATGTTGGGTAGCTTGCCGGAAGCACTCGGAATCGATCCTGAAACGACCGCTCTATGGCTGATCGTCTGGTGCGTGGGAATCATTGGATCAATCTACGCTTTGTTTGGTGGTTTGCGAACAGTTGCTGTTTCTGACACCTTAAATGGCATCGGTTTGTTTGTCGGCGGTTTTTTGATCACCGGATATGTATTGTCGATGCTTGGTGGCGAGGGTGGTATTTCAGTTGGAACACAGTTGCTTTTGGATCAACAGAAAGAACGTTTCAATTCGATCGGTAGCCCCGAATCATCAGTTCCGTTTGGCACAATCTTCTCAGGTATCTTTCTCTTGAATCTATTCTACTGGACTACCAACCAGCAAATCATTCAACGTACCTTTGGAGCCAGCAGTTTAGCTGAAGGACAGAAGGGTGTTTTGTTAACGGGTGCATTGAAACTATTGGGGCCAATTTATCTGGTGATTCCCGGAATGATCGCTTTCACCATGTTCGCAGGTGAAAATATCAAAGCAGATAATGCATACGGACTATTAGTGAATCGTGTCTTGCCCCCTCACTTGACGGGTTTCTTCGCAGCGGCAATGATCGGTGCAATTCTTTCGAGCTTTAATTCCGCCCTGAATAGTTCTTGCACGTTATTCAGCCTCGGCCTTTACAAAAACGTTCTGAGACAGGACGCCAGTGAAACAGAGATAGTCAATTCCGGAAAAATATTTGGATGGATTGTCGCAGTTGTGGCAATGTGTATCGCCCCCTTGTTAGCAAATACAACCAGTATCTTTGGTTACCTGCAAAAGATGAACGGGATTTATTTCATTCCCATCTTTGCGGTAGTCCTTGTCGGAATGTTAACCAAACGTGTCCCTTCACTCGCAGCAAAAATCGGGCTTGTCGCGGGTTTCGCAGTGATTGCCATTGGTTATTTTGTACCACCGTTTAACATGATCGTCGCCTCGTTACACGACTATCACTTTCTGGGAATTGTCTTCAGTTGGCTCATGATACTGATGTTGGTGATTGGCGAGATTGCCCCCCGCGAAACTGAATTTGTCCAGGAAGACGTTGGAGCCGTTGATATGACACCATGGCAACTTGCCAAACCAGCTGGAATGATTTTAATTCTGATTGTTTTCAGCATTTACGTTACATTTTCTGATTTCTCTGTACTAGGTGCGAACGGAAGTTAA
- a CDS encoding carbon-nitrogen hydrolase family protein yields MSNQPQTVKAAAVQAASVLYDREKTLDKAVALIEEAANAGAELVGFPESFLPGYPYHIWLGAPNWYQSLFKEWFLNNVEVNSKTTDILCESARTNSIDIVMGVSEREGNSCYNTLLFINRRGELLGKHRKIMPTHAERTHWGLGGGGKNIKTYDFENYRLSGLLCWEHSMDLMRHAVIAERPQIHVGAWVGGMAISPWWDQFEMLSDLCSRYHAHAGDCFVLNVHGALDQTGFNKLCETDYQADKLRMGGGLSSIIAPGGKLLAGPVIDEETILYADLDFSAIADWAYFHDAVGHYARPDLLSLMVNTEEYHVTRPMAATPVDHLQHKSIIHSRGDRSRFDFPGYKESTGIVELPNLQTMTH; encoded by the coding sequence ATGTCCAATCAACCACAGACAGTCAAAGCGGCTGCAGTACAAGCAGCGTCTGTTTTGTATGATCGTGAAAAAACGCTCGACAAAGCAGTAGCCTTGATTGAGGAAGCGGCCAACGCAGGCGCTGAACTCGTTGGATTTCCTGAATCGTTTCTACCAGGTTATCCTTACCATATCTGGCTTGGTGCACCTAACTGGTATCAGTCTTTGTTCAAAGAGTGGTTTCTCAACAACGTTGAAGTTAACAGCAAAACGACAGATATACTATGCGAGAGCGCTCGCACAAATAGTATCGACATCGTGATGGGAGTGAGTGAGCGAGAAGGAAATAGTTGTTACAACACACTGCTGTTCATCAACCGACGTGGAGAATTGCTAGGTAAACATCGTAAAATTATGCCTACACATGCAGAAAGAACTCATTGGGGACTCGGAGGTGGCGGCAAAAACATCAAAACCTATGATTTTGAAAACTACCGTCTCAGCGGCTTACTCTGTTGGGAACACTCAATGGACTTGATGCGTCATGCCGTGATCGCAGAACGACCACAGATTCACGTGGGGGCCTGGGTCGGAGGAATGGCAATTTCGCCCTGGTGGGATCAGTTTGAAATGCTGTCGGACCTCTGTTCTCGATACCACGCTCATGCAGGTGACTGTTTTGTCCTCAATGTACATGGCGCGTTAGACCAGACAGGCTTTAACAAACTGTGCGAAACCGACTATCAAGCTGACAAACTACGGATGGGTGGTGGTCTCTCATCTATCATTGCTCCCGGCGGAAAATTGCTGGCAGGACCAGTCATAGATGAAGAAACGATCTTGTATGCCGATCTCGATTTTAGCGCGATTGCTGACTGGGCTTATTTTCATGATGCCGTAGGACACTATGCACGACCTGATCTGCTGAGCCTGATGGTAAATACAGAGGAATACCATGTCACCCGACCAATGGCGGCTACTCCAGTGGACCATTTGCAACACAAATCAATCATTCACAGTCGCGGAGACAGAAGTCGGTTTGATTTTCCAGGTTATAAGGAAAGCACTGGAATAGTTGAGCTCCCGAATTTGCAAACTATGACACACTAA
- a CDS encoding MarR family winged helix-turn-helix transcriptional regulator, with amino-acid sequence MSSSKKPLKAELISQSCIALRMRLANRVITKIYDDALRPLKLRVPQLAMLAFAEERGLLRQSDICSQLQIDDSTLSRNLERMHSNGWLEEAIGEDARERPYQLTTKGKKLLHQAIPIWSEAQKKASELLGESGVATLQSFARQQGLSI; translated from the coding sequence ATGTCAAGTAGTAAAAAACCACTAAAAGCAGAATTGATCTCACAATCGTGTATCGCCTTACGGATGCGATTGGCAAATCGTGTGATCACTAAAATCTATGATGATGCACTTCGCCCTTTAAAATTGAGAGTGCCGCAGTTGGCAATGCTCGCTTTTGCCGAAGAACGGGGCCTACTTCGACAGTCCGACATATGTAGCCAATTACAAATTGATGATTCTACTCTGAGTCGTAACTTGGAACGCATGCATTCCAATGGGTGGCTAGAAGAAGCCATCGGAGAAGATGCTCGTGAACGTCCATATCAACTGACAACTAAGGGAAAAAAACTACTGCATCAGGCAATTCCCATCTGGAGCGAGGCTCAGAAGAAAGCAAGCGAACTGTTAGGCGAGAGTGGGGTAGCAACACTGCAATCTTTTGCCAGACAACAGGGGCTCAGCATATAA
- a CDS encoding CIA30 family protein, translated as MVRFFKDTVLVASVISVILTTNTRAIGGDLIDTGANASSFKLLAKVNYGLKPRILFDFSNQKAGNQWQTVNDGVMGGISKGRFRISNEGRLEFFGTLSLENNGGFASVRSRPKQLNLQVGDTLLTRVKGDGRKYSLNLYLPIRRVAFSYRMEFKTEKDKWIELRLPLKDFVATSFGRIVANAGQVNAPQVNSIGFLLGDKKAGPFKLDVDWIKVEAAQTEKL; from the coding sequence ATGGTTCGTTTTTTCAAAGACACGGTTCTAGTAGCGTCTGTGATCAGCGTCATTTTGACTACAAATACTCGAGCCATCGGTGGAGATCTTATCGACACTGGAGCAAATGCGAGTTCGTTCAAGTTACTCGCTAAGGTTAACTATGGTCTGAAGCCACGAATCTTATTTGATTTTTCAAATCAAAAGGCCGGTAACCAATGGCAAACTGTCAATGACGGTGTAATGGGAGGCATTTCAAAGGGGCGTTTTCGAATTTCGAATGAGGGAAGGCTGGAATTCTTTGGAACTCTGTCACTCGAAAATAACGGCGGTTTTGCTTCAGTTCGTTCGCGACCCAAACAGCTGAACCTGCAGGTTGGAGACACACTCCTGACTCGAGTGAAAGGTGATGGTCGGAAATACTCATTAAATCTATACCTGCCAATACGTCGTGTTGCATTTTCTTATCGTATGGAATTCAAAACGGAAAAAGACAAATGGATTGAATTACGCTTGCCACTTAAAGACTTTGTCGCCACTTCGTTTGGAAGAATTGTCGCGAATGCTGGACAAGTCAACGCACCACAAGTCAATTCGATTGGTTTCTTACTCGGTGATAAAAAAGCAGGACCATTCAAGCTGGATGTCGATTGGATTAAAGTTGAAGCTGCACAGACTGAAAAATTATAA
- a CDS encoding SOUL family heme-binding protein, giving the protein MARKRMIYFSVVIVVGVLGYYGWKLTARTAYESAEYKVLKAESPFETREYPDLMLVTTNMQFNSQGDDGSFMRLFRYIDGANDDQQKVAMTTPVFMEPKGSEESGQMGFVVPKTVTKQGVPNPANKKVRVQKRVGGRFAVVRFNGRINEKTVAKEEENLRKWMSKKGLIADGDSEYAGYDPPWTPGPFRRNEVLIRLK; this is encoded by the coding sequence ATGGCTAGAAAAAGAATGATCTATTTCAGCGTTGTTATCGTCGTAGGCGTGCTTGGCTATTATGGCTGGAAGCTGACTGCCAGAACTGCGTATGAATCGGCGGAATACAAAGTACTTAAAGCAGAGAGCCCCTTTGAAACTCGCGAATATCCAGATCTGATGCTGGTGACGACCAATATGCAGTTTAATTCGCAAGGCGACGATGGAAGCTTTATGCGATTATTTCGATATATTGACGGTGCCAATGACGATCAGCAAAAAGTAGCGATGACGACACCCGTTTTCATGGAACCTAAAGGCTCTGAGGAATCAGGTCAAATGGGATTTGTTGTCCCAAAAACTGTCACGAAGCAAGGTGTTCCCAATCCGGCAAACAAGAAAGTTCGAGTACAAAAGCGTGTTGGTGGGCGTTTTGCCGTGGTCCGATTTAACGGAAGAATAAATGAAAAAACAGTCGCAAAAGAAGAAGAAAACTTACGCAAGTGGATGAGCAAAAAAGGTCTGATTGCTGATGGTGATTCTGAGTACGCGGGCTACGATCCTCCCTGGACTCCCGGTCCCTTCCGCCGCAATGAAGTTCTGATTAGATTGAAGTAG
- a CDS encoding lactonase family protein — protein MNPPNQSRRAFLKTSVAMSGVFPFTTGLVQAETNEASRPLIAYVGTFSSPLRDMLATQVDLPPGNGRGIHLFQINRETGAMTPAGIHAMGTSPSCLAVNASGTHLYSTNETDRVGKENHGTVSSFSINKQDGKLKSLNTVSSGGAGPTYVSIHPSGRFLLIANYFGGSVSVLPILQDGRLGNTTDLKYDAGKIGPTTATNAPKGSFAISGHDRTHAHMIQSDPTGRFVLHVDLGLDKIYIWKFNDKTGKLTANDPPAISLPPGDGPRHFHFHPNGCWFYSIQEEGSTIVLFDYDSKVGKLTSRQTISTLPAEFEGSNFCSEILVSADGKFVYAGNRLHDSIGIFSVGSEGKLTFIGEEWTRGNYPRSFSFDPTGQFLYCCNQRADSIAVFQINKKTGKLKFTNHYAAVGNPSHIVFLDLAKADR, from the coding sequence ATGAATCCTCCCAATCAATCTCGCCGCGCGTTTCTTAAAACTTCAGTTGCAATGTCGGGGGTATTTCCATTTACCACAGGCTTGGTTCAAGCAGAAACGAATGAGGCAAGTAGACCACTGATTGCCTACGTAGGCACGTTCAGTTCTCCCCTGCGCGATATGTTGGCGACTCAAGTTGACTTGCCACCCGGCAATGGGCGTGGTATTCATCTTTTCCAGATCAATCGCGAGACCGGGGCAATGACACCTGCGGGCATTCATGCAATGGGGACAAGCCCGAGTTGCCTGGCTGTCAATGCATCAGGCACTCATCTTTATTCCACTAATGAAACAGATCGTGTGGGAAAAGAGAATCACGGGACAGTCAGCTCATTCAGTATCAACAAGCAAGATGGAAAATTAAAGTCACTCAACACGGTTAGCTCTGGTGGAGCAGGTCCCACTTATGTGAGCATTCATCCTTCCGGTCGCTTTCTACTGATTGCTAATTATTTTGGTGGTTCAGTATCGGTGCTTCCCATTTTGCAGGATGGTCGGTTGGGAAACACGACAGATCTTAAATACGATGCTGGAAAAATTGGCCCTACAACAGCCACAAATGCACCGAAAGGTAGCTTTGCCATCAGTGGTCATGATCGAACACACGCACATATGATTCAATCCGATCCTACAGGACGATTTGTACTGCACGTTGATTTGGGCTTAGATAAAATCTATATCTGGAAGTTTAATGATAAAACTGGAAAACTGACCGCAAATGATCCACCCGCAATCTCCCTCCCTCCAGGTGATGGCCCTCGGCATTTCCATTTTCATCCCAATGGTTGTTGGTTCTACTCCATTCAAGAAGAAGGTTCGACAATTGTTTTGTTCGATTATGACTCTAAGGTGGGAAAGCTAACTTCGCGGCAAACCATTTCCACTCTCCCAGCTGAATTTGAGGGAAGCAACTTTTGCTCAGAAATTCTTGTTTCAGCCGATGGAAAGTTTGTTTATGCAGGCAACCGTTTGCATGACAGCATCGGAATTTTTTCTGTTGGTTCTGAGGGCAAACTCACCTTCATTGGTGAAGAATGGACACGAGGAAATTACCCACGCAGTTTCAGTTTTGATCCTACAGGACAGTTTTTATATTGTTGCAATCAACGGGCAGATAGTATTGCAGTCTTTCAGATAAATAAGAAAACTGGCAAATTGAAATTCACCAACCACTACGCTGCGGTAGGCAACCCTTCGCATATTGTCTTTCTAGACCTTGCAAAAGCAGATCGTTAA